Proteins from one uncultured Desulfuromonas sp. genomic window:
- a CDS encoding cytochrome c3 family protein: MKRLLLCYAAILVALMMSQTVWAMETEDCLGCHTEVDEVGEDYVIAGELFAKTAHAEEGCAACHEVGEEHPDDGVEAELVATCADCHDEVTETYNSSVHAENAECRDCHNAHQALAPVSLSGVQMNESCQDCHGSTEVEETHARWLPQADVHIRSVPCVSCHSSSEKFVITLYVTQRQGNRAYADYELLDYQQLAERTEGAPVSSLLDIDENGEVSLDELSTFYKNGEKSGLRLWAMMTPETVEHNFTTMDNRWDCTYCHAAGPEAMQHSYAAFPAEDGSYQRVPMEQGATLDALFGTPDFYMVGSTRSKVLNIVGLLILLGGFAMPIGHGTLRFLTRKNRKKEH, from the coding sequence CCATTCTGGTTGCTCTAATGATGAGCCAGACTGTATGGGCCATGGAAACCGAGGATTGCCTGGGTTGCCATACTGAGGTCGATGAGGTTGGCGAGGACTATGTGATTGCCGGTGAGTTGTTTGCCAAAACAGCTCATGCGGAAGAGGGGTGTGCTGCGTGCCATGAAGTGGGCGAAGAGCATCCCGACGATGGTGTAGAAGCTGAATTGGTGGCAACCTGTGCAGATTGTCATGATGAGGTCACCGAGACCTATAACTCCAGCGTTCATGCAGAGAATGCCGAATGTCGTGACTGTCACAATGCTCATCAGGCATTGGCTCCCGTTAGTCTTTCCGGTGTTCAGATGAACGAATCCTGCCAGGATTGCCATGGATCTACCGAAGTGGAAGAGACCCATGCCCGTTGGCTGCCGCAGGCGGATGTCCATATCCGCTCGGTGCCTTGTGTATCCTGCCACAGCTCTTCGGAGAAGTTTGTTATTACGCTTTATGTCACCCAGCGCCAAGGTAATCGCGCTTATGCTGATTATGAGCTGCTCGACTATCAGCAACTCGCGGAGCGCACCGAAGGGGCGCCGGTCAGTTCACTGCTGGATATCGATGAAAATGGTGAAGTCTCCCTGGACGAGTTGTCCACGTTCTACAAAAACGGTGAGAAATCCGGCCTGCGGTTGTGGGCGATGATGACGCCGGAAACCGTAGAGCACAATTTTACCACCATGGACAATCGTTGGGATTGCACCTACTGCCATGCTGCCGGTCCCGAAGCCATGCAGCACAGTTATGCCGCTTTCCCGGCTGAAGATGGCAGCTATCAACGTGTTCCCATGGAACAGGGGGCGACGCTTGATGCACTGTTTGGTACCCCGGATTTCTATATGGTTGGGTCAACCCGCAGTAAAGTGTTGAACATTGTCGGCCTGTTGATTCTTCTGGGCGGATTTGCCATGCCTATCGGTCACGGAACTCTGCGCTTTTTGACCCGCAAGAACAGAAAGAAGGAGCATTAA